Proteins from a genomic interval of Bradyrhizobium sp. CCGB01:
- a CDS encoding xanthine dehydrogenase family protein molybdopterin-binding subunit: MSAPLTSLDRPNSYIGRSVPRPNAKRLLAGRGRYVSDLRLPRMLHAAFLRSPHAHAKIVSIDTEQARALEGVHLVAIGADLAKVCTPWTGTLDHFKGMTSAPQLPLPLDRVVWAGQAVVAVVAESRAIAEDALELIEIDYEDLPVVVDIDGAREAGGPLVNPGSANNTCFRSQLDSGTVDDAFAHAAHVVEEEFSFGRHTAVTLEPRAIVADYDPSAGMLTVHHATQTPYQFQDLYSRHYGIPEARVRVIATDIGGSFGMKLHVYHEDMAVVGLSILLGHPVKYVADRIESFVSDIHARDHRVHARMALDAKGEILAMDVLDLTAIGAFSTYPRTSVVEGNQVIRLIGAPYRFKNYRATLEVIFQNKVQTSQYRAVGHPIACAVTERLVDMAAAKVGLDPFAMRAKNVIADDAYPQTSPTGYRFEALSHQACLKRLHEMMDYDRLRAEQADLRKRGVYRGIGIATFVEITNPGPAFYGVGGARISSQDGAILSLTPSGEVRCLISVTEQGQGTEAIISQIVADQLGLAQEHVKVITGDTEVTPHGGATWACRGAGIGGETALQATRALKRNILEIAALILQEQPSALDIVDGEVVDAGTRNQRMPISEIARIAYFRSDTLPPGTQAQLTVSHHFAPQGYPFAFTNGIQGCSLEVDVETGFIKVLKHFIVEDCGRVINPMLVDEQLRGGIVQGLGAALFEECRYSETGQLVNGSLADYLVPMPMEMPDIVIGHVETPTADTELGAKGVGEAGTAAASACVLNAVNDALAPFDVTINSIPITPAKILKALKRF; the protein is encoded by the coding sequence ATGAGTGCGCCGCTGACCTCGCTCGACCGCCCGAATTCCTATATCGGCCGCTCCGTGCCGCGGCCGAACGCGAAGCGCCTGCTGGCCGGGCGAGGGCGTTATGTCAGCGACCTCAGGCTGCCGCGCATGCTCCACGCCGCATTTCTGCGTAGTCCGCATGCGCATGCCAAGATTGTCTCGATCGATACCGAGCAGGCGCGCGCGCTCGAAGGCGTGCACCTCGTCGCCATCGGAGCCGATCTCGCAAAGGTCTGCACGCCCTGGACCGGCACGCTCGACCATTTCAAGGGCATGACCTCGGCGCCGCAATTGCCGCTGCCGCTCGACCGCGTGGTCTGGGCCGGGCAGGCCGTGGTCGCCGTCGTCGCCGAAAGCCGGGCCATCGCGGAAGATGCGCTGGAGCTGATCGAGATCGACTACGAGGATCTTCCCGTCGTCGTCGATATCGACGGCGCGCGCGAGGCCGGCGGTCCCCTCGTCAATCCCGGCAGTGCCAACAACACCTGCTTCCGCAGCCAACTCGATAGCGGCACTGTTGACGACGCCTTTGCGCATGCAGCCCACGTGGTGGAAGAAGAATTCTCTTTCGGCCGCCATACCGCGGTGACGCTGGAGCCGCGCGCCATCGTTGCCGACTACGATCCGTCCGCGGGCATGCTTACCGTGCATCACGCGACGCAAACGCCGTATCAGTTCCAGGACCTCTACTCCCGCCATTATGGCATCCCGGAAGCCCGCGTTCGCGTGATCGCCACCGACATCGGCGGCTCTTTCGGGATGAAGCTGCATGTCTATCACGAGGATATGGCGGTGGTCGGCCTCTCGATCCTGCTCGGCCATCCCGTGAAGTACGTTGCCGACCGCATCGAGTCCTTCGTCTCCGACATTCACGCCCGCGACCATCGGGTGCACGCACGCATGGCGCTGGATGCCAAGGGCGAAATCCTGGCGATGGACGTGCTGGACCTGACCGCGATCGGGGCCTTCTCGACCTATCCGCGCACCAGCGTGGTCGAGGGCAACCAGGTCATCCGCCTGATCGGCGCGCCCTACCGCTTCAAGAACTACCGCGCGACGCTGGAGGTGATCTTCCAGAACAAGGTGCAGACCAGCCAGTATCGCGCCGTCGGTCATCCCATCGCCTGCGCCGTGACGGAGCGGCTGGTCGATATGGCCGCCGCGAAGGTCGGGCTCGATCCCTTCGCCATGCGAGCGAAGAACGTGATCGCCGACGATGCCTACCCGCAGACCTCGCCGACCGGCTATCGCTTCGAGGCGCTGTCGCATCAGGCCTGCCTGAAGCGCCTGCACGAGATGATGGACTATGACCGCTTGCGCGCCGAGCAGGCGGACTTGCGCAAGCGTGGCGTCTATCGTGGTATCGGCATCGCGACCTTTGTCGAGATCACCAATCCCGGCCCCGCCTTCTATGGCGTCGGCGGTGCGCGCATCTCCTCGCAGGACGGCGCGATCCTCAGCCTGACGCCGTCGGGCGAGGTGCGCTGCCTGATCTCGGTGACCGAGCAGGGGCAGGGCACGGAGGCGATCATCAGCCAGATCGTTGCCGATCAGCTCGGCCTCGCGCAGGAGCACGTCAAGGTCATCACCGGGGATACCGAGGTGACACCGCATGGCGGCGCCACCTGGGCCTGCCGCGGCGCCGGCATCGGCGGCGAGACCGCGCTCCAGGCAACCCGCGCGCTCAAGCGCAACATTCTGGAGATCGCCGCGCTCATCCTCCAGGAACAGCCGTCGGCGCTCGACATCGTCGATGGCGAGGTCGTCGACGCAGGCACGCGGAACCAGCGCATGCCAATCTCCGAGATTGCACGCATCGCCTATTTCCGCTCCGACACGCTGCCGCCCGGCACGCAGGCGCAGCTTACCGTCAGCCATCACTTCGCACCGCAAGGTTATCCGTTCGCCTTCACCAACGGCATCCAGGGCTGCTCACTGGAGGTCGATGTCGAGACCGGCTTCATCAAAGTGCTGAAGCATTTCATCGTCGAGGATTGCGGCCGCGTCATCAATCCCATGCTGGTGGACGAGCAGCTCCGCGGCGGCATCGTGCAGGGGCTCGGCGCGGCGCTGTTCGAGGAATGCCGCTACAGCGAGACCGGCCAGCTCGTGAACGGCTCGCTCGCCGACTATCTCGTGCCGATGCCGATGGAGATGCCCGACATCGTCATCGGCCACGTCGAGACCCCGACCGCCGACACCGAGCTCGGTGCCAAGGGGGTTGGCGAGGCCGGCACCGCCGCCGCCTCCGCCTGCGTCCTCAACGCCGTCAACGATGCGCTCGCCCCGTTCGATGTGACGATCAATTCGATCCCGATCACGCCCGCAAAAATCCTGAAAGCCCTGAAACGTTTCTAG
- a CDS encoding (2Fe-2S)-binding protein has product MSGFDETLLEEADEIVRVRFVVNGRKVACEVAPRETLVDCLRNELELTGTHAGCEMGACGACLVQLDGRAVHSCLMFAVQADGAKIETIEGLTESGVLADLQAEFHRRNALQCGFCTPGMLVNAHELLSLVAQPSREEIRDALSGNYCRCTGYEAIVDAIDAVAKARSEGGGAT; this is encoded by the coding sequence ATGAGCGGCTTCGACGAAACGCTTCTCGAAGAGGCCGACGAGATCGTGCGGGTCCGCTTCGTCGTCAACGGCCGCAAGGTCGCCTGCGAGGTCGCGCCGCGGGAGACGCTGGTCGATTGCCTGCGCAACGAGCTCGAACTGACGGGCACGCATGCCGGCTGCGAGATGGGGGCCTGTGGCGCCTGCCTGGTGCAGCTCGACGGCCGCGCCGTGCATTCCTGCCTGATGTTCGCGGTGCAGGCCGATGGCGCGAAGATCGAGACCATCGAAGGGCTCACCGAGAGCGGCGTGCTCGCCGATCTCCAGGCCGAATTCCATCGCCGCAACGCGCTGCAATGCGGCTTCTGCACGCCCGGCATGCTGGTCAATGCGCACGAACTGTTGTCGCTGGTGGCGCAGCCGAGCCGCGAGGAGATTCGCGACGCGCTGTCGGGCAATTACTGCCGCTGCACTGGCTATGAAGCGATCGTTGATGCGATCGACGCCGTGGCGAAAGCGCGCAGCGAAGGCGGAGGCGCGACATGA
- a CDS encoding xanthine dehydrogenase family protein subunit M, which produces MKARAFSYFRAATIDQALDAHARASDDARFIAGGQSLVPALSLRLQAPRLLIDITHIAEMRGVGREGGYLRIGALTRHCEMLSEPLIAEFAPLLHAAAPFVAHPAIRNRGTFGGSVALADPASEFPAMTLALDAEIEIAGPAGHRRVKADDFFIDLFETALQPGELITAIYVPLFKADQRFAFDELARRRGDYALVGCGMLATFIGERIDDIRISFFSVGNTPTRVRSAEATLIGSGLGAERIAAAQAALERDLAPPESDEVPPAMRLHLARVLLGRLLGRLGEGA; this is translated from the coding sequence GTGAAGGCGAGGGCTTTCAGCTATTTTCGGGCGGCTACGATCGACCAGGCGCTGGATGCTCACGCGCGCGCCAGCGATGACGCGCGCTTCATTGCCGGCGGCCAGAGCCTCGTGCCGGCGCTGTCGCTGCGGCTGCAGGCGCCGCGGCTGCTGATCGACATTACTCACATCGCCGAGATGCGCGGCGTCGGGCGCGAAGGCGGTTATCTGCGCATCGGTGCGCTGACGCGGCATTGCGAAATGCTGAGCGAGCCGCTGATCGCCGAGTTCGCGCCACTGCTGCACGCGGCGGCGCCGTTCGTTGCCCATCCCGCGATCCGCAATCGCGGCACCTTCGGCGGCAGTGTCGCGCTCGCCGATCCCGCATCCGAATTTCCGGCGATGACGCTGGCGCTCGATGCCGAGATCGAGATCGCTGGTCCCGCAGGTCATCGGCGTGTCAAGGCTGACGACTTCTTCATCGACCTCTTCGAGACGGCGTTGCAGCCCGGCGAGCTCATCACCGCGATCTACGTTCCGCTGTTCAAGGCCGATCAACGCTTTGCGTTCGATGAACTGGCGCGCCGGCGAGGAGATTATGCGCTGGTCGGTTGCGGGATGCTCGCGACTTTTATCGGCGAACGTATCGACGACATCCGCATCTCCTTCTTCTCGGTCGGCAACACACCGACGCGGGTGAGGAGCGCCGAAGCAACCTTGATCGGCTCGGGCTTGGGCGCGGAACGAATCGCAGCCGCGCAGGCCGCACTCGAGCGTGATCTTGCGCCGCCAGAGAGCGACGAGGTGCCGCCGGCGATGCGGCTGCATCTCGCCCGCGTGTTGCTCGGCCGCCTGCTCGGACGTCTGGGGGAGGGCGCATGA
- a CDS encoding TetR/AcrR family transcriptional regulator, giving the protein MRAADRERAIVDEAIRFFAERGFEGQTRELARRMGITHSAIYRHFPSKEALIERVYQEVYLSRWSPDWGPMIRDRSLPLEARLTRFYLDYVERVFEYNWVRIFVFSGMKSFGITGRYLDIVRREIIEPAAAELRHDLELPDAKAHPLGARETELFWGLHGRIFYLAIRKFIYETPIPPDLDAIVRDAVQTFMDGAKITMPKLLLSG; this is encoded by the coding sequence ATGCGTGCGGCCGATCGCGAACGCGCGATTGTGGACGAGGCGATCCGCTTCTTTGCCGAGCGCGGCTTCGAGGGCCAGACCCGCGAGCTCGCCAGGCGGATGGGCATCACGCATTCGGCGATCTATCGCCACTTCCCCAGCAAGGAAGCGCTGATCGAGCGCGTTTACCAGGAGGTCTATCTCAGCCGCTGGTCGCCCGACTGGGGTCCGATGATCCGCGACCGCTCGCTGCCGCTGGAGGCGCGGCTGACGCGCTTCTACCTCGACTATGTCGAGCGCGTGTTCGAGTACAATTGGGTGCGGATCTTCGTCTTCTCCGGCATGAAGTCGTTCGGCATCACCGGCCGCTATCTCGACATCGTCAGGCGCGAGATCATCGAGCCTGCGGCGGCCGAGCTGCGCCACGATCTGGAGCTGCCCGATGCGAAGGCCCATCCGCTCGGCGCGCGCGAGACCGAGCTGTTCTGGGGCCTGCACGGCCGCATCTTCTATCTCGCCATCCGCAAATTCATCTACGAGACGCCGATCCCGCCCGATCTCGACGCGATCGTCCGCGACGCCGTTCAGACTTTCATGGACGGCGCGAAGATAACGATGCCAAAGCTGCTGCTCAGCGGCTAG
- the hutU gene encoding urocanate hydratase, whose protein sequence is MNRRLDNDRTIRAPRGSDISAKSWLTEAPLRMLMNNLDPDVAERPSELVVYGGIGRAARDWESFDRITAALRKLEADQTLLVQSGKPVGVFRTHADAPRVLIANSNIVPHWATLDHFNELDRQGLMMYGQMTAGSWIYIGSQGIVQGTYETFVEVGRRHYGGSLAGKWILTAGLGGMGGAQPLAATMAGASMLAVECQPSRIEMRLRTGYLDRQAATLDEALAIMAEAAMTRKAVSVGLLGNAAEIFPELVRRGVKPDIVTDQTSAHDPINGYLPKGWTLADWEAKRASDPKAVERASKTSMVEHVQAMLDFHAQGIPTLDYGNNIRQMAQDMGLKNAFDFPGFVPAYIRPLFCRGVGPFRWAALSGDPEDIFKTDAKVKELMPDDKHLHNWLDMAKERIKFQGLPARICWVGLGDRHRLGLAFNEMVARGELKAPIVIGRDHLDSGSVASPNRETEAMKDGSDAVSDWPLLNALLNCASGATWVSLHHGGGVGIGYSQHAGMVIVADGTPEAAKRIERVLWNDPASGVMRHADAGYETAIDCARDKGLDLPSLAK, encoded by the coding sequence ATGAACCGCCGACTGGACAATGACCGCACCATCCGCGCCCCCCGCGGCAGCGACATCAGCGCCAAGAGCTGGCTGACGGAGGCGCCGCTGCGCATGCTGATGAACAATCTCGATCCTGACGTGGCAGAACGCCCGAGCGAGCTCGTCGTCTATGGCGGCATCGGCCGCGCCGCGCGCGACTGGGAAAGCTTTGACCGCATCACGGCGGCCTTGCGCAAGCTCGAAGCCGACCAGACTTTGCTGGTCCAGTCCGGCAAGCCGGTCGGCGTCTTCCGTACCCATGCCGACGCGCCGCGTGTCCTGATCGCGAACTCCAACATCGTGCCGCACTGGGCGACGCTCGATCATTTCAACGAGCTCGATCGCCAGGGCCTGATGATGTACGGCCAGATGACGGCGGGCTCCTGGATCTATATCGGCAGCCAGGGCATCGTGCAGGGCACCTACGAGACCTTTGTCGAGGTCGGCCGGCGTCATTACGGCGGCAGCCTTGCCGGCAAATGGATACTCACCGCAGGTCTCGGCGGCATGGGCGGCGCGCAGCCACTGGCCGCGACCATGGCCGGCGCCTCGATGCTGGCGGTCGAATGTCAGCCGAGCCGCATCGAGATGCGGCTGCGCACCGGCTATCTCGATCGCCAGGCCGCAACGCTCGACGAAGCGCTGGCGATCATGGCAGAGGCCGCGATGACGAGGAAGGCGGTCTCGGTCGGCCTGCTCGGCAATGCCGCCGAGATCTTTCCGGAACTGGTGCGCCGCGGCGTCAAGCCCGACATCGTCACCGACCAGACCAGCGCGCATGATCCGATCAACGGCTATTTGCCGAAGGGCTGGACGCTTGCCGATTGGGAAGCCAAGCGCGCCTCCGATCCGAAGGCGGTCGAGCGGGCCTCGAAAACCTCGATGGTCGAGCACGTCCAGGCCATGCTGGATTTCCATGCGCAGGGCATTCCGACGCTCGACTACGGCAACAATATCCGCCAGATGGCGCAGGACATGGGCCTGAAGAACGCGTTCGATTTCCCCGGCTTCGTGCCCGCCTATATCCGTCCGTTGTTTTGCCGCGGCGTCGGTCCATTCCGCTGGGCCGCGCTGTCGGGCGATCCCGAAGACATCTTCAAGACCGACGCCAAGGTCAAGGAGCTGATGCCTGACGACAAGCATCTGCACAATTGGCTCGACATGGCGAAGGAGCGCATCAAGTTTCAGGGCCTGCCGGCGCGGATCTGCTGGGTCGGCCTCGGCGATCGCCATCGCCTGGGCCTTGCCTTCAACGAGATGGTGGCGCGCGGCGAACTGAAAGCACCAATCGTGATCGGCCGCGACCATCTCGACAGCGGCTCGGTGGCAAGCCCCAATCGCGAGACCGAGGCGATGAAGGACGGATCAGACGCAGTGTCGGACTGGCCGTTGCTCAACGCGCTGCTCAATTGCGCCAGCGGCGCGACCTGGGTCTCGCTGCATCACGGCGGCGGCGTCGGCATCGGCTATTCGCAGCATGCCGGCATGGTGATCGTCGCCGACGGCACGCCGGAAGCGGCCAAGCGGATCGAGCGCGTGCTCTGGAACGATCCCGCCAGCGGCGTCATGCGCCATGCCGACGCAGGCTACGAGACCGCGATCGACTGCGCGCGGGACAAGGGGCTCGATCTGCCGAGCCTGGCAAAGTAG
- the hutH gene encoding histidine ammonia-lyase, whose protein sequence is MMAQGAAIVVKPGTVGLDDLARVLAGRSVVLDPSFWPRVEAAAEIVAKAARADAPVYGINTGFGKLASKRIPPDQTALLQRNLIVSHCCGVGPGTPEPIVRLMMALKIISLGRGASGVRRAVIEQLQAMLARGISPLVPQQGSVGASGDLAPLAHMTAVMIGEGQAIVDGKTVSGGEALAAAGLAPLTLGPKEGLALINGTQFSTAYAISGVLRAFGLARAALVTGALSVDAAMASTAPFRPEIQALRGHAGQIAAAATLTALLDGSDIRLSHLDGDERVQDPYCLRCQPQVAGAALDLITQAARTLMVEANAVTDNPLVLVETGEIVSGGNFHAEPVAFAADAIALALSEIGAISERRIATLVDPALNFGLPPFLTPDPGINSGFMIAEVTAAALYAENKQRALACSIDSTPTSANQEDHVSMAAHAARRLSDMADNLAAILGIELLVAAQGITLRAPHTTSAPLVAVIAALREQVPALGADRYMAGDLAKAAALIEADALPAAAIATLAADPFPRLD, encoded by the coding sequence GTGATGGCGCAGGGCGCAGCGATCGTCGTCAAGCCGGGGACAGTCGGGCTCGACGATCTCGCGCGCGTGCTCGCCGGACGATCCGTCGTGCTCGATCCATCGTTCTGGCCGCGCGTCGAGGCGGCCGCGGAGATCGTTGCGAAGGCCGCCCGGGCCGACGCCCCTGTCTACGGCATCAATACAGGCTTCGGAAAGCTGGCCTCCAAGCGCATTCCGCCTGATCAGACCGCATTGCTCCAGCGCAATCTCATCGTGTCGCATTGCTGTGGTGTTGGGCCGGGAACGCCAGAGCCAATCGTCCGCCTGATGATGGCGCTGAAGATCATCTCGCTCGGGCGTGGCGCCTCCGGCGTGCGTCGCGCGGTCATCGAGCAGCTGCAGGCCATGCTGGCGCGGGGCATCTCACCGCTGGTGCCGCAGCAGGGTTCGGTCGGCGCCTCTGGCGATCTTGCGCCGCTCGCGCACATGACAGCGGTGATGATCGGCGAGGGGCAGGCGATCGTCGATGGCAAGACTGTCTCCGGCGGCGAGGCGCTGGCCGCGGCCGGCCTTGCGCCGCTGACGCTCGGCCCAAAGGAAGGTCTCGCGCTGATCAACGGAACGCAGTTCTCGACGGCCTATGCCATCTCCGGCGTGCTGCGTGCCTTTGGCCTGGCGCGCGCTGCGCTGGTGACCGGAGCACTGTCGGTCGATGCCGCGATGGCCTCGACCGCGCCGTTCCGGCCTGAAATCCAGGCGCTGCGCGGTCATGCCGGCCAGATCGCGGCGGCCGCGACGCTGACCGCGCTGCTCGATGGCAGCGACATCCGCCTGTCGCATCTCGACGGCGACGAGCGCGTGCAGGATCCCTATTGCCTGCGTTGCCAGCCGCAGGTCGCGGGCGCTGCGCTCGATCTGATCACGCAGGCCGCTCGGACCCTGATGGTCGAAGCCAATGCCGTCACCGACAATCCGCTCGTGCTGGTCGAGACCGGCGAGATCGTCTCCGGCGGTAATTTCCACGCCGAGCCGGTGGCCTTTGCGGCGGACGCCATTGCGCTGGCGCTGTCGGAGATCGGCGCGATCAGCGAGCGGCGCATCGCGACGCTGGTCGATCCCGCGCTGAATTTCGGCCTGCCGCCGTTCCTGACGCCTGACCCCGGCATCAATTCCGGCTTCATGATCGCCGAGGTCACGGCCGCCGCGCTCTACGCCGAGAATAAGCAGCGCGCGCTCGCCTGCTCGATCGACTCGACCCCGACCAGCGCTAACCAGGAAGATCATGTCTCGATGGCCGCGCACGCCGCACGGCGTCTGTCGGACATGGCCGACAACCTTGCTGCCATCCTCGGCATCGAGCTTCTGGTCGCCGCGCAAGGCATCACCCTGCGCGCGCCGCATACGACCAGCGCGCCACTCGTTGCCGTCATCGCCGCCCTTCGCGAACAGGTGCCCGCGCTCGGCGCCGACCGCTACATGGCCGGCGACCTCGCCAAGGCCGCCGCGCTGATCGAAGCCGATGCGTTGCCGGCCGCCGCGATCGCTACGCTTGCCGCTGATCCATTTCCGAGACTCGACTGA
- the hutI gene encoding imidazolonepropionase encodes MAERFDRIWHNARLATLRADRPDLGEIEHGVIAARGGHIVYAGAAADFPADADAIKRIDCEGRWITPGLVDCHTHLVYGGNRAHEFELRLKGASYEEIARAGGGIVSTVAATRKASEAELVASALPRLDALIGEGATTIEIKSGYGLDAETEMRQLSAARSLGRQRPVAIRTSFLGAHALPVEADGDKDRYIDLVCKGMLPTAAKAGLADAVDAFMEGIAFSAEQTARVFETARGLGLPVKLHADQLSNLGGAALAAKFSALSADHLEHTDEAGAAAMAKAGTVAVLLPGAFYFIRETQKPPVETFRQHGVHMALATDCNPGSSPLTSLLLTMNMGATLFRMNVAECLAGVTREGARALGMLDETGTLEAGKWCDLAIWDIERPAELVYRIGFNPLHRRVWRGQ; translated from the coding sequence ATGGCAGAGCGCTTCGACCGGATCTGGCACAATGCCCGGCTCGCCACGTTGCGGGCGGACCGTCCCGATCTCGGCGAGATCGAGCATGGCGTGATCGCCGCGCGCGGCGGCCACATTGTCTATGCAGGCGCGGCGGCGGATTTTCCCGCTGATGCGGACGCGATCAAGCGCATCGATTGCGAGGGGCGCTGGATCACGCCAGGTCTCGTCGATTGCCACACGCATCTCGTCTATGGCGGGAACCGCGCTCACGAATTCGAGCTGCGCCTGAAGGGCGCGAGCTATGAGGAGATCGCACGCGCCGGCGGCGGTATCGTCTCGACGGTGGCGGCGACCCGCAAGGCGAGCGAAGCCGAGCTCGTCGCGAGCGCGTTGCCGCGGCTCGATGCGCTGATCGGCGAGGGCGCCACCACGATCGAGATCAAGTCCGGCTATGGCCTCGACGCCGAGACCGAGATGCGCCAGCTCTCCGCCGCGCGCAGTCTCGGCCGCCAGCGGCCGGTTGCGATCCGCACATCGTTTCTCGGCGCGCACGCGCTGCCGGTCGAAGCCGACGGTGACAAGGATCGCTACATCGATCTCGTCTGCAAGGGGATGCTGCCCACGGCCGCGAAGGCCGGCCTCGCCGATGCCGTCGATGCGTTCATGGAAGGCATCGCGTTCTCAGCTGAGCAGACCGCGCGCGTGTTCGAGACGGCGAGGGGGCTTGGGCTGCCGGTCAAGCTCCACGCCGACCAGTTGTCGAACCTTGGTGGTGCGGCGCTCGCGGCAAAATTTTCTGCGCTCTCGGCCGATCATCTCGAGCATACCGACGAAGCTGGAGCCGCCGCGATGGCGAAGGCGGGTACTGTGGCCGTGCTGTTGCCCGGCGCGTTCTACTTCATCCGCGAGACGCAGAAGCCGCCGGTCGAGACGTTCCGCCAGCACGGCGTTCACATGGCGCTTGCGACCGATTGCAATCCCGGCAGCTCGCCTCTGACGTCGCTCCTGCTCACGATGAACATGGGCGCGACGCTGTTCCGGATGAATGTGGCCGAATGCCTTGCCGGTGTCACCCGCGAAGGTGCGCGAGCGCTCGGCATGCTGGACGAAACCGGCACGCTGGAGGCCGGCAAATGGTGTGATCTCGCGATCTGGGATATCGAACGTCCCGCAGAGCTCGTCTACCGCATCGGCTTCAATCCGCTGCACCGCCGGGTGTGGAGGGGACAGTGA
- a CDS encoding formimidoylglutamate deiminase — protein MSRLHFASALLPSGWANDVQVVITAGAIAEVTPNVAPAAGDERHGIALPGLASLHSHAFQRGMAGLAELRGDSTDTFWTWRETMYRFALSMSPEDVTAVATLLYVEMLEQGFTRVGEFHYLHHDRDGSHYADLGEMAARIAQAAEASSIGLTLLPSFYAHGSFGGAAPHDGQRRFICSVDQFAALMAASRKAIAALPGANIGIAPHSLRAVTPDELAAIIPLADGGPVHIHAAEQVKEVEDCLAWSGRRPVQWLLEHAPLDQRWCLIHTTHTTDEEVTAFAKTGAVAGLCPITEASLGDGIFPAREFVDAGGAFGVGTDSNVLVGVADELRQLEYGQRLKHRQRNVLSGGAGRSTGRTLFDHALAGGSRALAQAAVGLAPGARADIVTLDTAHPSLAGRQGDVAIDGWIFAAGSGAIDCVWAGGHKVVESGRHRLRQTARGHFNAAIRRLVA, from the coding sequence ATGTCCCGACTGCATTTCGCCTCCGCCCTCCTGCCCTCGGGCTGGGCCAATGACGTGCAGGTGGTGATCACCGCCGGCGCGATCGCGGAGGTGACGCCGAACGTGGCGCCGGCCGCCGGCGACGAACGCCACGGTATCGCGCTTCCGGGATTGGCGAGCCTGCACAGCCACGCCTTTCAGCGCGGCATGGCAGGACTTGCGGAACTGCGCGGTGATAGCACCGACACGTTCTGGACCTGGCGCGAGACGATGTATCGCTTCGCGCTGTCCATGTCGCCGGAAGACGTTACCGCCGTCGCGACACTGCTTTATGTCGAGATGCTGGAGCAGGGTTTTACCCGCGTCGGCGAATTCCACTATCTGCATCACGACCGCGACGGTTCGCACTATGCCGATCTCGGCGAAATGGCCGCGCGCATCGCACAGGCTGCCGAAGCTTCAAGCATTGGCCTGACGCTGCTGCCGAGTTTTTATGCGCATGGCTCCTTCGGCGGCGCGGCGCCGCATGACGGTCAGCGCCGCTTCATCTGCTCGGTCGATCAGTTCGCCGCGCTGATGGCTGCGTCGCGCAAGGCGATCGCGGCATTACCGGGCGCCAATATCGGCATCGCGCCGCACAGCCTGCGTGCGGTGACGCCGGACGAGCTCGCGGCGATCATTCCGCTCGCCGATGGCGGGCCGGTGCATATTCACGCCGCCGAGCAAGTGAAGGAAGTCGAAGATTGCCTCGCATGGTCGGGCCGGCGTCCGGTGCAATGGCTGCTGGAACACGCGCCGCTCGACCAGCGCTGGTGCCTCATCCACACGACCCATACGACGGATGAGGAAGTCACGGCATTCGCGAAGACCGGTGCGGTAGCGGGCCTCTGCCCCATCACGGAAGCAAGCCTCGGCGATGGCATCTTTCCGGCGCGCGAGTTCGTCGATGCCGGCGGCGCGTTCGGTGTGGGCACCGATTCCAACGTGCTGGTCGGCGTTGCCGACGAGCTGCGCCAGCTCGAATACGGCCAGCGGCTGAAACACCGCCAGCGTAACGTGCTCTCCGGCGGCGCGGGCCGCTCGACCGGACGCACCCTGTTCGATCATGCGCTCGCGGGCGGCTCGCGCGCACTGGCCCAGGCGGCGGTTGGCCTCGCACCCGGCGCACGCGCCGACATCGTCACGCTCGACACGGCACATCCGTCGCTGGCTGGACGTCAGGGCGACGTCGCCATCGACGGCTGGATCTTTGCGGCAGGCAGCGGCGCGATCGATTGCGTCTGGGCTGGCGGCCACAAGGTCGTCGAGAGCGGACGACACAGACTGCGACAGACCGCGCGCGGACATTTCAACGCGGCGATCCGGAGGCTCGTTGCATGA